In Alistipes ihumii AP11, a genomic segment contains:
- a CDS encoding BACON domain-containing protein: MKKLFYFACASLLALGTVSCDDDDEAPVRSLSATPGTLTFTATPDTPKTIDVKAENVSWKATTEAGWLTLKNAEGTADGTITVEAQSNTTTDPQNATIVIKAEGVDDVTITVTQDAGEPAITEPAIIWDRSSRSRMNLQGDVKTVSVFGNHLDDTFIYNLTFDDNGMLSSYDRMNGSKTVHFTLTYDGENRLTKIATDEFAIDLGYADHGKYVSTDNIFTNLSYNMFITDFSVWLPRFIKNLSSITAADAGYSTSIAINVSGDQGNIVYDGNEGSATPIAFSGEFMSEYQGAGDYATTETFTVNPENGNLLVHHITDFFGPMDRKYNDDRINSISELSGGNIQQKAVYNENLDMTRVEDIDDASKNFDIAYEYDEHQNWIKATYSGGSHNGEVLDRTVTY, encoded by the coding sequence ATGAAAAAACTGTTCTATTTCGCATGCGCCAGCCTGCTGGCTCTGGGCACCGTCTCGTGCGACGACGACGATGAAGCGCCGGTACGCTCGCTGAGCGCCACTCCGGGAACCCTGACTTTCACGGCGACTCCCGACACCCCCAAGACGATCGATGTCAAGGCCGAGAACGTCAGCTGGAAAGCGACGACCGAGGCGGGCTGGCTGACTCTCAAAAACGCGGAAGGCACGGCCGACGGCACGATCACGGTCGAAGCACAGAGCAATACGACGACCGACCCGCAGAACGCCACGATCGTCATCAAGGCCGAGGGAGTCGACGACGTAACGATCACCGTTACCCAGGATGCCGGCGAGCCCGCGATTACCGAACCGGCCATTATCTGGGACAGAAGCTCGCGCTCGCGGATGAATCTCCAAGGCGACGTGAAAACGGTATCCGTTTTCGGCAACCATCTGGACGACACGTTCATCTACAACCTGACATTCGACGATAACGGCATGCTCTCGTCCTACGACAGAATGAACGGCTCGAAGACGGTCCACTTCACGCTCACCTACGACGGAGAGAACCGCCTGACGAAGATCGCGACGGACGAGTTCGCCATCGATTTGGGCTACGCCGATCACGGGAAATACGTCAGCACGGACAACATATTCACCAACCTCAGCTATAATATGTTCATCACGGATTTCAGCGTATGGCTGCCCCGTTTCATCAAAAACCTGTCGAGTATCACGGCTGCGGATGCCGGATACAGCACCTCGATCGCCATCAACGTATCGGGCGATCAGGGCAATATCGTCTATGACGGGAACGAGGGAAGCGCCACGCCCATCGCTTTCTCCGGCGAGTTCATGTCGGAATATCAGGGCGCAGGCGACTATGCCACCACGGAAACCTTCACCGTCAACCCGGAAAACGGGAATCTTTTGGTCCACCATATCACAGATTTCTTCGGCCCTATGGACCGTAAATACAACGACGACCGGATCAACTCAATTTCGGAGCTGAGCGGAGGCAACATCCAGCAGAAAGCCGTCTACAACGAAAATCTGGATATGACGAGAGTCGAAGACATAGACGACGCAAGCAAGAATTTCGACATCGCATACGAATACGACGAGCACCAGAACTGGATCAAGGCCACCTATTCCGGCGGCTCGCACAACGGCGAGGTGCTCGACAGAACCGTCACCTACTAA
- a CDS encoding TonB-dependent receptor: protein MKTILSLVALLAATAGLRGQGGASADDSGPAPDALREWSVEETDALLSGLLAAYDDSWEALSRFRFSFVRYAPRGYDRSRSRFLLAGVDLADPATGAVRWGAMTALREARVSGSVWGGVLPGTFALGAEAGLGEFEADPAADVRGGRFGWMFAERRFRYGLRVGGSTGLMRGGWAVSTAVSRRWGHDARIRGVYSDDWTVYAAVAKRWGERHSLTASFVEAPSERGLRSATVAEAFSLTGDPLYNPAWGVQRGRTRSSRVSVDRCPLALLTWRFDPPDSPWRLTTTLAGAWGHSSLSSSDWYDASSPQPDYYRYLPGFLDNPEAAETVREAWTGGDPLVTQIDWEELYRANDLRGDSSAAYVVASDVSRRKSVQLVSSFAYDPSTWVSLTGGLRGHAGRTTCFRRLDDLLGAAYLTDIDPYLIDDRYFGDRLQNDLRRPGRRVAEGEAYGYFYDLDYMRLECWLLVRLRRRNRPRWSGYAGLQAARIGFSRNGRYEKELYAGRASFGRSEPLRFTDWTVKAGVGYRFSPRHGLALDLACGRRAPLAGDAFVSPRYRNETVPGVGQERFLSGELGYRLDAGSVSLTLSLYGTLCSDGTQVRRYYDDLASVYSDMMLSEIGRLYAGAELGAEFRLASRLALRVAAAESRAVYRSDPVVVIRSDKDGHVISDRSRTLLRGLDLGGSPRRVAAAELRYEGAGMWTLSASAAYAGEHYVSPSPLYRMRRVWDRAASPEAVGTLTGQERFPGAATVGLFASKTFRLGARYLSLSGSVDNLFDDRRIVHSGYESMRLRKIGSGAGAGVEPFGSKYLYAYGRTCYLTLNFRF from the coding sequence ATGAAAACGATCCTGTCGCTTGTCGCGCTGCTGGCCGCGACGGCCGGCCTTCGCGGTCAGGGCGGCGCCTCGGCCGACGATTCGGGACCGGCGCCCGACGCGTTGCGCGAGTGGAGCGTCGAAGAGACCGATGCCTTGCTCAGCGGACTATTGGCCGCATACGACGATTCATGGGAGGCCTTGTCCCGTTTCCGTTTTTCTTTCGTACGCTATGCACCGCGCGGTTACGACCGTAGCCGCAGTCGCTTTCTGCTTGCCGGGGTCGATCTGGCCGATCCTGCGACGGGGGCGGTGCGTTGGGGCGCGATGACGGCTCTCCGGGAGGCGCGCGTGTCCGGCTCGGTGTGGGGCGGCGTGCTTCCCGGTACTTTCGCACTCGGCGCCGAAGCGGGACTCGGCGAGTTCGAGGCCGATCCTGCGGCCGACGTGCGGGGCGGGCGCTTCGGGTGGATGTTTGCCGAACGCAGGTTTCGCTACGGCCTGCGTGTCGGCGGAAGCACCGGGCTCATGCGCGGAGGCTGGGCCGTTTCTACGGCCGTGTCGCGCCGTTGGGGACACGACGCCCGCATCCGGGGCGTCTATTCCGACGATTGGACCGTCTATGCGGCGGTCGCCAAACGTTGGGGCGAGCGTCATTCGCTGACGGCGTCGTTCGTCGAGGCTCCTTCCGAGCGGGGGCTTCGCAGTGCGACGGTAGCCGAGGCCTTCTCGCTGACGGGCGATCCGCTTTACAACCCGGCATGGGGCGTACAGCGCGGTCGGACGCGCTCCTCGCGCGTGAGCGTCGACCGTTGTCCGCTGGCTCTGCTCACATGGCGGTTCGATCCGCCGGACTCGCCCTGGCGGCTGACGACGACGCTCGCCGGCGCGTGGGGACATTCGTCGCTCAGCTCGTCCGACTGGTACGACGCTTCCAGTCCGCAGCCGGATTATTACCGCTATCTCCCCGGCTTCCTCGACAATCCGGAAGCGGCCGAAACGGTGCGCGAGGCATGGACCGGCGGAGATCCGCTCGTGACGCAGATCGATTGGGAGGAACTTTATCGGGCCAATGACCTGCGGGGCGATTCGTCGGCCGCCTATGTCGTGGCCAGCGACGTCAGCCGCCGCAAGAGCGTGCAGCTCGTGTCCAGTTTTGCTTACGATCCGTCGACATGGGTGAGCCTGACGGGCGGACTGCGGGGGCATGCGGGCCGGACGACCTGCTTTCGCCGGCTCGACGATCTGCTCGGCGCGGCCTATCTGACCGACATCGATCCCTATCTGATCGACGACCGCTATTTCGGCGACCGTTTGCAAAACGATCTGCGTCGTCCCGGCCGCCGGGTCGCCGAAGGCGAGGCTTACGGCTATTTTTACGATCTCGATTACATGCGCTTGGAGTGCTGGCTGCTCGTACGGCTGCGCCGCCGTAACCGGCCCCGCTGGAGCGGATACGCCGGTTTGCAGGCGGCCCGGATCGGATTCTCGCGCAACGGGCGCTATGAAAAGGAGCTGTATGCCGGGCGGGCTTCGTTCGGCCGCTCCGAGCCGTTGCGCTTCACCGACTGGACGGTCAAGGCGGGCGTCGGATACCGTTTTTCGCCCCGGCATGGTCTGGCGCTCGATCTGGCCTGCGGCCGGCGGGCGCCGCTGGCCGGCGACGCGTTCGTGTCGCCCCGCTATCGCAACGAGACGGTTCCCGGGGTCGGTCAGGAACGTTTCCTGAGCGGCGAACTCGGCTACCGGCTCGACGCAGGGAGCGTGTCGCTGACGCTGAGCCTGTACGGAACGTTGTGCTCGGACGGGACGCAGGTCAGGCGCTATTACGACGATCTGGCCTCGGTTTACTCGGATATGATGCTATCTGAGATCGGACGGCTTTACGCCGGGGCGGAACTCGGCGCCGAGTTCCGGCTCGCTTCGCGGCTGGCGCTCCGTGTGGCGGCGGCCGAGTCGCGAGCCGTTTATCGCAGCGATCCGGTCGTTGTGATCCGCTCCGACAAGGATGGGCACGTAATCTCGGATCGCTCGCGCACGCTGCTCCGGGGGCTCGATTTGGGCGGTTCGCCGCGTCGCGTGGCTGCGGCCGAGCTGCGCTACGAGGGTGCGGGGATGTGGACTCTTTCCGCCTCGGCGGCTTATGCGGGAGAGCATTACGTGTCGCCGAGCCCGCTGTACCGGATGCGGCGCGTGTGGGACCGGGCGGCCTCGCCCGAGGCGGTCGGGACGCTGACGGGGCAGGAGCGTTTTCCCGGGGCCGCGACGGTCGGACTGTTCGCCAGCAAGACGTTCCGTCTCGGGGCCCGCTATCTGTCGCTGAGCGGATCGGTGGACAACCTTTTCGATGACCGCCGGATCGTTCACAGCGGCTACGAGTCGATGCGCCTGCGCAAGATCGGCTCGGGTGCGGGCGCGGGAGTCGAGCCTTTCGGATCGAAATATCTGTACGCTTATGGCCGCACCTGTTATCTGACCCTTAATTTCCGTTTCTGA
- the obgE gene encoding GTPase ObgE — translation MASSNFVDYVKIFGRSGKGGAGSRHFRREKFVEFGGPDGGDGGNGGSIVLRGNSQYWTLIHLKYQRHIFAGDGESGSGARSTGKNGADVVIDVPLGTIARDAETGEIVCEVTEQGQRAVLLKGGRGGLGNWHFKTATNQAPRYAQPGEDCTEGWFILELKLLADVGLVGFPNAGKSTLLAALSAAKPKIANYAFTTLEPNLGIVEYRDHRSFVMADIPGIIEGAHTGKGLGTRFLRHIERNSILLFMIPADSKDVREEYRILLGELEQYNPELLDKQRLLAVTKSDLLDEELTEAIRSELPDVPSVFISAVSGYNLQTLKDMLWEALQKENA, via the coding sequence ATGGCATCGTCCAACTTCGTAGACTACGTGAAAATATTCGGCCGCTCGGGCAAGGGCGGCGCCGGCTCGCGCCATTTCCGCCGGGAGAAGTTCGTCGAGTTCGGCGGTCCCGACGGGGGCGACGGGGGCAACGGAGGCAGCATCGTCCTACGCGGCAACAGCCAATACTGGACGCTGATACACCTCAAGTACCAGCGCCACATCTTCGCCGGCGACGGAGAAAGCGGCAGCGGCGCGCGCAGCACGGGCAAGAACGGCGCCGACGTGGTGATCGACGTCCCGCTCGGAACGATCGCGCGCGACGCCGAGACCGGAGAGATCGTCTGCGAAGTGACCGAGCAGGGACAGCGGGCCGTACTGCTCAAGGGCGGACGGGGCGGTCTGGGCAACTGGCACTTCAAGACGGCGACCAATCAGGCGCCGCGCTACGCCCAGCCCGGCGAAGACTGCACCGAAGGCTGGTTCATTCTGGAACTGAAGCTGTTGGCCGACGTCGGACTGGTCGGTTTCCCGAACGCAGGCAAATCGACGCTGCTGGCGGCCCTGTCGGCCGCCAAGCCGAAAATAGCGAACTACGCCTTTACGACGCTCGAACCCAACCTGGGTATCGTCGAATACCGCGACCACCGATCGTTCGTCATGGCCGACATTCCCGGAATCATCGAAGGGGCTCACACGGGCAAGGGACTCGGCACCCGCTTTCTGAGACATATCGAGCGCAACTCGATTCTGCTGTTCATGATTCCGGCCGACTCGAAAGACGTGCGCGAGGAGTACCGCATCCTGCTCGGCGAACTGGAACAGTACAATCCCGAGCTGCTCGACAAGCAGCGTCTGCTGGCCGTCACCAAGAGCGATCTGCTCGACGAAGAGCTGACCGAGGCAATCCGCTCCGAACTGCCGGACGTTCCGTCCGTTTTCATCTCGGCCGTCAGCGGATACAATCTCCAGACGCTGAAAGACATGCTGTGGGAAGCCCTCCAAAAGGAGAACGCCTGA
- a CDS encoding alcohol dehydrogenase encodes MRAYTYIERGKFELLDKPKPELEDPRDAIVRVTLGSICTSDLHIKHGSVPRAVPGVTVGHEMVGIVERVGPAVTSTKPGDRVTVNVETFCGECFFCKRGYVNNCADPVGGWALGCRIDGGQAEYMRVPHADQGLNRIPDTVGDEQALFVGDILATGFWAARISEIAEEDTVLIIGAGPTGICTLLCVMLRHPKRIIVCEKSPERIRFVQEHYPEVLVCGPEECRHFVSRHSDHGGADRVLEVAGADDTFRLAWECARPHAVVTVVALYDRPQTLPLPDMYGKNLTFKTGGVDGCDCAEILRLIEQGRIDTVPLITHRFPLSRIDEAYRLFENRQDGVIKVAIECGK; translated from the coding sequence GTGCGAGCCTATACTTATATCGAACGAGGAAAGTTCGAGCTGCTGGACAAACCGAAGCCGGAGTTGGAAGATCCGCGCGATGCCATTGTGCGCGTAACGCTGGGCAGTATCTGCACCAGCGACCTGCATATCAAGCACGGCAGCGTGCCTCGCGCCGTACCGGGCGTTACGGTCGGCCACGAAATGGTGGGTATCGTAGAACGAGTCGGCCCGGCCGTCACTTCGACCAAGCCCGGCGACCGGGTAACGGTCAATGTCGAAACTTTCTGCGGCGAGTGCTTTTTCTGCAAGCGCGGGTATGTGAACAACTGTGCCGATCCGGTCGGCGGCTGGGCGTTAGGCTGCCGTATCGACGGCGGCCAGGCCGAGTACATGCGCGTGCCCCATGCCGATCAGGGATTGAACCGTATTCCCGACACGGTCGGCGACGAACAGGCGCTTTTCGTAGGCGACATTCTGGCCACGGGTTTCTGGGCCGCCCGGATCTCGGAAATCGCCGAAGAAGACACGGTGCTTATTATCGGCGCCGGGCCTACGGGCATCTGTACCCTGCTCTGCGTCATGCTCCGGCATCCGAAACGCATTATCGTCTGCGAAAAGTCGCCCGAACGAATCCGTTTCGTGCAAGAGCATTATCCCGAAGTGCTGGTCTGCGGGCCCGAGGAATGCCGGCATTTCGTATCCCGCCACAGCGATCACGGCGGAGCCGACAGAGTGCTCGAAGTGGCGGGAGCGGACGATACGTTCCGTCTGGCATGGGAGTGCGCCCGTCCCCATGCCGTCGTTACCGTAGTGGCGCTCTACGACCGGCCTCAAACACTGCCTCTGCCGGACATGTACGGCAAGAATCTCACGTTCAAGACCGGCGGCGTGGACGGCTGCGACTGCGCCGAGATTCTACGCCTGATCGAACAGGGCCGGATCGACACCGTGCCGCTTATTACGCACCGTTTTCCACTGAGCCGTATCGACGAGGCTTATCGCCTTTTCGAAAACCGGCAGGACGGAGTAATCAAAGTGGCGATCGAATGCGGCAAATAA
- a CDS encoding DNA/RNA non-specific endonuclease: MRKPPPIRLSKKVHRKLIFSLLLLLAAAVVVFRCMVSRTGGAVSVVPVLPPAEKADGMPSVPGRMPDPQRPCAGLELPACSRGEFLIRNEAGRYTLLYDTAYRQAAWVAYLLTREDVRRRGAKRRNAFCSDPEVVARGWPTAVDRDYAGSGFDRGHLLPSADRDDSRAENDATFYLSNVSPQYPKLNRNQWRLLEEQVRRWADRYDSIYVVTGGELEPGLRRIRGGTGIPRHYFKALLARAEKGWRAIAFRLPNVASPEGSWTDYSLSVDRLEELTGIDFFPALPDSIERHVESRVDAGFWK; the protein is encoded by the coding sequence ATGCGAAAGCCCCCGCCGATCAGACTCTCTAAGAAGGTCCACCGAAAGCTGATTTTCTCGCTGCTGCTCCTGCTGGCTGCGGCCGTCGTCGTTTTCCGCTGCATGGTTTCGCGCACGGGAGGCGCCGTGTCGGTCGTGCCCGTGTTGCCTCCGGCGGAGAAGGCGGACGGGATGCCGTCCGTCCCGGGGCGGATGCCTGATCCGCAAAGACCGTGCGCCGGACTGGAGCTGCCGGCTTGTTCGCGCGGCGAGTTTCTGATCCGTAACGAGGCGGGACGCTATACCCTGCTGTACGATACGGCCTATCGCCAGGCGGCATGGGTCGCTTATCTGTTGACGAGGGAAGACGTGCGCAGGCGTGGTGCGAAGCGGCGGAACGCGTTCTGCAGCGATCCGGAAGTCGTCGCGCGCGGCTGGCCGACAGCCGTCGACCGCGACTATGCGGGCAGCGGTTTCGACCGGGGACATTTGCTTCCTTCGGCGGACCGCGACGACAGTCGGGCCGAAAACGACGCTACGTTCTATTTGTCGAACGTATCGCCCCAGTATCCGAAGCTGAACAGGAATCAGTGGCGGCTGCTCGAGGAGCAGGTTCGCCGCTGGGCCGACCGCTACGATTCGATCTATGTGGTGACCGGCGGCGAGCTGGAGCCGGGACTGAGGCGCATCCGGGGCGGGACGGGGATCCCTCGGCATTATTTCAAGGCGCTTCTGGCGCGAGCCGAAAAGGGTTGGCGTGCGATTGCCTTCAGGCTTCCGAACGTCGCCTCGCCGGAAGGAAGCTGGACCGACTATTCGCTGAGCGTCGACCGCTTGGAGGAACTGACCGGAATCGACTTTTTTCCGGCGCTGCCCGACAGCATCGAGCGCCACGTAGAGAGTCGGGTCGATGCCGGGTTTTGGAAATAG
- the era gene encoding GTPase Era, producing the protein MHRSGFVNIIGNPNVGKSTLMNALVGERLSIITSKAQTTRHRILGIVNGDDFQIVYSDTPGILKPSYKLQESMMRFVQGALKDADVILYVTDVVEGTDRRSEIFDRIARSGIRTILVINKIDLTTPERLEELVGQWRGILPDAEIVPVSVLNDFNIGGLFDRILAALPEGEPFYPKDALTDKTLRFFASEIIREKIFLNYEKEIPYSVEIAIEEYKEEPSIDRISATIYVARESQKGIVIGHRGERLKRVGTQAREELEQFLGKKVFLQLFVKVNDNWRNDDRQLRRFGYIEQ; encoded by the coding sequence ATGCATAGATCAGGTTTCGTCAACATCATAGGCAATCCGAACGTGGGCAAGTCGACGCTGATGAACGCGCTGGTCGGCGAGCGGCTGTCGATCATCACCTCGAAGGCCCAGACCACGCGCCACCGGATACTGGGCATCGTCAACGGCGACGATTTCCAGATCGTCTATTCCGATACGCCGGGCATCCTGAAGCCCAGCTATAAGCTTCAGGAATCGATGATGCGCTTCGTGCAGGGGGCGCTCAAGGACGCCGACGTCATCCTGTACGTGACCGACGTGGTCGAAGGGACCGACCGCCGCAGCGAGATTTTCGACCGTATCGCGCGCAGCGGTATCCGGACGATTCTGGTTATCAACAAGATCGATCTGACGACGCCCGAGCGGCTCGAGGAGCTGGTCGGGCAGTGGCGCGGGATTCTGCCCGACGCCGAGATCGTTCCGGTCTCGGTCCTGAACGATTTCAATATCGGCGGGCTGTTCGACCGGATTCTGGCCGCTTTGCCCGAGGGCGAGCCGTTCTATCCGAAGGATGCGCTGACGGACAAGACGCTGCGCTTCTTCGCTTCGGAGATCATCCGCGAGAAGATATTCCTGAACTATGAGAAGGAGATTCCCTATTCGGTCGAGATAGCGATCGAGGAGTATAAGGAGGAGCCGTCGATCGACCGCATATCGGCCACGATCTACGTGGCGCGAGAGAGCCAGAAAGGCATCGTGATCGGTCATCGGGGCGAGCGCCTGAAACGGGTCGGAACGCAGGCCCGCGAGGAGCTGGAACAATTTCTGGGCAAGAAGGTTTTCCTTCAGCTGTTCGTCAAGGTCAACGACAACTGGCGCAACGACGACCGTCAGCTCCGCCGGTTCGGCTATATCGAACAGTAG
- a CDS encoding DUF4890 domain-containing protein yields MKSIVRMAVAAAVLLFSAGSLAAQGPDRQKMTPEQRAERMTQRMTEQLSLSDEQARQIERILLDRFKEMPQAPRRPAGEPSARPSDRRFGPGAEQRQEMDEQIKSVLTDAQYQKWTEMCSAMRTRHGHRRGYGPGQGKRSRPICDSVCPCAEAVSD; encoded by the coding sequence ATGAAAAGCATCGTAAGAATGGCCGTCGCGGCAGCCGTACTGCTGTTCTCGGCGGGGAGCCTTGCGGCTCAGGGTCCTGACAGACAAAAAATGACTCCCGAGCAGCGGGCCGAGAGAATGACTCAGCGCATGACCGAGCAACTGTCGCTTTCGGACGAGCAAGCCCGGCAGATCGAGCGGATTTTGCTCGATCGTTTCAAGGAAATGCCTCAGGCGCCGCGGCGTCCCGCCGGCGAGCCGTCGGCTCGGCCTTCGGACAGGCGTTTCGGTCCCGGCGCCGAGCAGCGGCAGGAAATGGACGAGCAGATCAAGTCCGTGCTGACCGATGCCCAATACCAAAAATGGACCGAGATGTGCTCCGCAATGAGGACCCGGCACGGTCATCGGCGAGGGTACGGGCCGGGGCAGGGAAAGCGAAGCCGGCCGATTTGCGATTCGGTCTGTCCCTGTGCGGAGGCCGTTTCGGACTGA
- a CDS encoding GatB/YqeY domain-containing protein, translating to MSLEKQINDEIKAAMLAKEKVRLTALRAVKSEILLAKTADGSETIADGAVLKIVQKLVKQRRESAAVYTESGRPELAENELAEAAELEGFLPAQMSGVELESALKAIIEQVGAKAPSDMGKVMGVATKQLAGRADGRAISEAVKKLLQQ from the coding sequence ATGAGTCTCGAAAAACAGATCAACGATGAAATCAAGGCCGCTATGCTCGCCAAGGAAAAAGTGCGCCTGACCGCGCTGCGGGCCGTCAAGTCCGAAATCCTGCTGGCCAAGACGGCCGACGGCTCCGAAACGATAGCCGACGGCGCCGTGCTGAAAATCGTCCAGAAGCTGGTCAAGCAGCGCCGCGAGTCGGCCGCCGTCTATACCGAAAGCGGTCGTCCCGAACTGGCCGAGAACGAACTGGCCGAAGCCGCCGAACTCGAAGGTTTCCTGCCTGCTCAGATGAGCGGGGTCGAGCTGGAGAGCGCTCTGAAAGCCATTATCGAACAGGTGGGAGCCAAAGCGCCGTCCGACATGGGTAAGGTGATGGGCGTCGCTACGAAGCAGTTGGCCGGCCGTGCCGACGGCCGCGCGATTTCCGAAGCGGTGAAGAAGTTGCTCCAGCAGTAG
- a CDS encoding DUF5689 domain-containing protein produces the protein MTYRAIEWSLAALALAGCVEKHAFVADDGPLPVPPGTTGVSVARLLSEYRGYPSEVKDDWQLDVVVTANDRFGSFRNALWVRDSTGGIQIKVSGDELFLDFPVGQPLRVRCQGLVLGDYAGEVSLGATSDDLAYPNGFIARDDRTYYLKPYGEPGEALPDTATFAGLDDRRLGSLVAFERVQFVDEELSLAWCDPDADTNRHLVDCRGDTLVVRTSCRADFAYRLLPAGSGYVEGILSRFNRTYQLKVYTDRNVVMDSPRFVPVFRSEAGRVAP, from the coding sequence ATGACATACAGAGCGATTGAGTGGAGTCTGGCGGCGCTGGCGCTGGCCGGTTGCGTGGAGAAGCATGCGTTCGTGGCGGACGACGGGCCGTTGCCTGTCCCGCCCGGGACGACCGGGGTGAGCGTTGCCCGGCTGCTTTCCGAATATCGGGGATATCCTTCGGAAGTGAAAGACGATTGGCAGCTGGACGTCGTCGTGACGGCCAACGACCGCTTCGGGAGCTTCCGGAACGCCCTGTGGGTTCGGGACTCGACGGGAGGGATTCAGATCAAGGTTTCGGGCGACGAGTTGTTTCTCGATTTCCCGGTCGGGCAGCCGCTGCGGGTCCGATGTCAGGGGCTGGTGCTGGGCGACTATGCCGGAGAGGTGTCGCTCGGTGCGACCTCGGACGATCTGGCCTATCCGAACGGGTTCATCGCTCGGGACGACCGAACCTATTATCTGAAACCTTACGGCGAACCCGGAGAGGCGTTGCCCGATACGGCGACTTTTGCCGGGCTCGACGACCGGCGTCTCGGCTCGTTAGTCGCTTTCGAGCGCGTGCAGTTCGTCGACGAGGAGCTTTCGCTCGCGTGGTGCGATCCGGACGCCGACACGAACAGGCATCTGGTCGACTGCCGGGGCGACACGCTCGTCGTGCGAACGTCCTGCCGGGCCGATTTCGCGTATCGGCTGCTGCCTGCCGGCAGCGGCTACGTCGAGGGTATTCTGAGCCGGTTCAATCGGACTTATCAACTGAAAGTCTATACGGACCGGAACGTCGTCATGGATTCGCCGAGGTTCGTGCCGGTTTTCCGGTCCGAAGCCGGTCGTGTCGCTCCGTGA
- a CDS encoding DUF5689 domain-containing protein, with protein sequence MPGTGSRADVAERALRGRAVGFVSPVLYAGQCGSVRLATGRSSSPSVRVSVRTVRAQEPLSVFCRLDAFVGRVFWRVRRSEFSEPARRILPKALPVFGAALLGACGYNEFGPPGDGRPAAPLPNMTVSSLRSLCADGPIRIEGSGAVLTGYVTTSDRANNFYRSFFVEDRTGALEVRAGLYDLHNMYGLGEQVALRLDGLSAALDDGLLRIGLRGTDYEPVLDMESRVVVARHVVRTGRTIDPAPMPLAPSRFAEAKLGSLVRVAGLRMEPVRDTTWAVPARLSADGTPRTALLKFFTDGGDSLYVSTSGYASFAGDTVPRGRLELTGILLRGKVGGKIVYELKMRDRYDIQSD encoded by the coding sequence ATGCCGGGGACGGGGAGCCGGGCCGATGTCGCAGAACGCGCTCTCCGTGGCCGGGCGGTCGGTTTCGTGTCGCCTGTCCTGTATGCCGGGCAGTGCGGGTCCGTGCGGCTCGCGACGGGGCGGTCTTCTTCTCCCTCGGTCCGGGTATCGGTAAGAACGGTCCGTGCGCAGGAGCCGCTGTCCGTGTTCTGCCGCCTCGACGCGTTCGTCGGCCGGGTTTTCTGGCGCGTGCGGCGGTCCGAATTTTCGGAGCCTGCGCGACGGATACTTCCGAAAGCGCTTCCCGTCTTCGGAGCCGCCCTGCTCGGGGCGTGCGGTTACAACGAGTTCGGGCCGCCGGGAGACGGGCGGCCCGCCGCGCCGCTTCCGAACATGACGGTCTCGTCGCTCCGCTCGCTCTGCGCCGACGGTCCGATACGTATCGAGGGAAGCGGGGCCGTGCTGACCGGCTATGTGACAACCTCCGACCGGGCGAACAATTTTTACCGCAGCTTTTTCGTCGAGGATCGGACCGGAGCGCTCGAGGTGCGGGCCGGACTGTACGACCTGCACAATATGTACGGCCTCGGGGAACAGGTCGCGCTGCGCTTGGACGGACTGTCGGCGGCGCTCGACGACGGCCTGCTCCGCATCGGGTTGCGGGGGACGGATTACGAGCCTGTGCTGGATATGGAGAGCCGGGTCGTTGTCGCAAGGCATGTCGTTCGTACCGGCCGGACGATCGATCCCGCACCGATGCCGCTCGCTCCGAGCCGGTTCGCCGAGGCGAAGCTCGGATCGCTTGTCCGGGTGGCCGGTTTGCGCATGGAACCGGTGCGCGATACGACTTGGGCCGTGCCGGCGCGTCTGTCGGCGGACGGAACGCCCCGGACGGCCCTGTTGAAGTTCTTTACGGACGGGGGCGATTCGCTTTATGTCTCGACGAGCGGCTACGCCTCGTTCGCCGGCGATACCGTTCCGCGCGGGCGGCTGGAACTGACCGGTATTCTGCTTCGGGGCAAGGTCGGCGGCAAGATAGTTTACGAACTCAAAATGAGGGATCGGTATGACATACAGAGCGATTGA